Proteins encoded together in one Urocitellus parryii isolate mUroPar1 chromosome 3, mUroPar1.hap1, whole genome shotgun sequence window:
- the Ap1m2 gene encoding AP-1 complex subunit mu-2 isoform X3, translating to MSASAVFILDVKGKPLISRNYKGDVAMSEIDHFMPLLMQREEEGALAPLLSHGRVHFLWIKHSNLYLVATTLKNANASMVYSFLYKTVETTDSKILQEYITQQGNKLETGKSRVPPTVTNAVSWRSEGIKYKKNEVFIDVIESVNLLVNANGSVLLSEIVGTIKLKVFLSGMPELRLGLNDRVLFELTGLSGSKNKSVELEDVKFHQCVRLSRFDNDRTISFIPPDGDFELMSYRLSTQVKPLIWIESVIEKFSHSRVEIMVKAKGQFKKQSVANGVEISVPVPSDADSPRFKTSVGSAKYVPEKNVVIWSIKSFPGGKEYLMRAHFGLPSVEKEEVDGRPPIGVKFEIPYFTVSGIQVRYMKIIEKSGYQALPWVRYITQSGDYQLRTS from the exons ATGTCCGCCTCAGCAGTTTTCATTCTTGACGTCAAGGGCAAG CCCCTGATCAGCCGCAACTATAAGGGCGATGTGGCCATGAGCGAGATTGACCATTTCATGCCTCTGCTTATGCAACGGGAGGAGGAGGGTGCCCTGGCACCACTACTGAGCCATGGCCGGGTCCACTTCCTGTGGATCAAACACAGTAACCTCTACT TGGTGGCCACCACACTGAAGAATGCCAATGCCTCCATGGTATACTCCTTCCTCTACAAGACTGTGGAG ACCACGGACAGCAAGATCCTACAGGA GTACATCACGCAGCAGGGCAACAAACTGGAGACTGGCAAGTCACGGGTGCCACCCACGGTAACGAACGCCGTGTCTTGGCGCTCTGAGGGCATCAAGTACAAGAAGAATGAGGTCTTCATTGATGTCATCGAGTCTGTCAACCTACTG GTCAACGCCAATGGCAGTGTCCTGCTGAGTGAGATCGTGGGAACCATCAAGCTCAAGGTGTTTCTGTCCGGAATGCCTGAGCTGCGGCTTGGCCTCAATGACCGCGTGCTCTTTGAGCTCACTGGCC TTTCAGGCAGCAAGAACAAGTCCGTGGAGCTGGAGGATGTCAAATTCCACCAGTGTGTGCGCCTCTCGCGCTTTGACAATGACCGCACCATCTCCTTTATCCCCCCTGATGGTGACTTTGAGCTTATGTCCTACCGCCTCAGCACCCAG GTCAAGCCACTGATATGGATTGAATCTGTCATTGAGAAGTTCTCCCACAGCCGAGTGGAGATCATGGTCAAG GCCAAGGGCCAGTTTAAGAAGCAGTCAGTGGCAAACGGCGTGGAGATATCTGTCCCTGTACCCAGTGATGCTGACTCTCCACGCTTCAAGACCAGCGTGGGCAGTGCCAAGTATGTGCCAGAAAAGAATGTCGTTATTTGGAGTATCAAGTCCTTCCCA GGGGGCAAGGAGTACCTGATGCGAGCCCACTTTGGCCTCCCCAGCGTGGAAAAGGAAGAGGTAGATGGCCGGCCCCCCATTGGGGTCAAGTTTGAGATTCCCTACTTCACCGTCTCTGGCATCCAG GTCCGTTACATGAAGATCATTGAGAAAAGCGGTtaccaggccctgccctgggttcGTTATATCACCCAGAGTGGCG ATTATCAACTTCGTACCAGCTAG
- the Ap1m2 gene encoding AP-1 complex subunit mu-2 isoform X4 — translation MSASAVFILDVKGKPLISRNYKGDVAMSEIDHFMPLLMQREEEGALAPLLSHGRVHFLWIKHSNLYLVATTLKNANASMVYSFLYKTVETTDSKILQEYITQQGNKLETGKSRVPPTVTNAVSWRSEGIKYKKNEVFIDVIESVNLLVNANGSVLLSEIVGTIKLKVFLSGMPELRLGLNDRVLFELTGRSKNKSVELEDVKFHQCVRLSRFDNDRTISFIPPDGDFELMSYRLSTQVKPLIWIESVIEKFSHSRVEIMVKAKGQFKKQSVANGVEISVPVPSDADSPRFKTSVGSAKYVPEKNVVIWSIKSFPGGKEYLMRAHFGLPSVEKEEVDGRPPIGVKFEIPYFTVSGIQVRYMKIIEKSGYQALPWVRYITQSGDYQLRTS, via the exons ATGTCCGCCTCAGCAGTTTTCATTCTTGACGTCAAGGGCAAG CCCCTGATCAGCCGCAACTATAAGGGCGATGTGGCCATGAGCGAGATTGACCATTTCATGCCTCTGCTTATGCAACGGGAGGAGGAGGGTGCCCTGGCACCACTACTGAGCCATGGCCGGGTCCACTTCCTGTGGATCAAACACAGTAACCTCTACT TGGTGGCCACCACACTGAAGAATGCCAATGCCTCCATGGTATACTCCTTCCTCTACAAGACTGTGGAG ACCACGGACAGCAAGATCCTACAGGA GTACATCACGCAGCAGGGCAACAAACTGGAGACTGGCAAGTCACGGGTGCCACCCACGGTAACGAACGCCGTGTCTTGGCGCTCTGAGGGCATCAAGTACAAGAAGAATGAGGTCTTCATTGATGTCATCGAGTCTGTCAACCTACTG GTCAACGCCAATGGCAGTGTCCTGCTGAGTGAGATCGTGGGAACCATCAAGCTCAAGGTGTTTCTGTCCGGAATGCCTGAGCTGCGGCTTGGCCTCAATGACCGCGTGCTCTTTGAGCTCACTGGCC GCAGCAAGAACAAGTCCGTGGAGCTGGAGGATGTCAAATTCCACCAGTGTGTGCGCCTCTCGCGCTTTGACAATGACCGCACCATCTCCTTTATCCCCCCTGATGGTGACTTTGAGCTTATGTCCTACCGCCTCAGCACCCAG GTCAAGCCACTGATATGGATTGAATCTGTCATTGAGAAGTTCTCCCACAGCCGAGTGGAGATCATGGTCAAG GCCAAGGGCCAGTTTAAGAAGCAGTCAGTGGCAAACGGCGTGGAGATATCTGTCCCTGTACCCAGTGATGCTGACTCTCCACGCTTCAAGACCAGCGTGGGCAGTGCCAAGTATGTGCCAGAAAAGAATGTCGTTATTTGGAGTATCAAGTCCTTCCCA GGGGGCAAGGAGTACCTGATGCGAGCCCACTTTGGCCTCCCCAGCGTGGAAAAGGAAGAGGTAGATGGCCGGCCCCCCATTGGGGTCAAGTTTGAGATTCCCTACTTCACCGTCTCTGGCATCCAG GTCCGTTACATGAAGATCATTGAGAAAAGCGGTtaccaggccctgccctgggttcGTTATATCACCCAGAGTGGCG ATTATCAACTTCGTACCAGCTAG
- the Ap1m2 gene encoding AP-1 complex subunit mu-2 isoform X1: MSASAVFILDVKGKPLISRNYKGDVAMSEIDHFMPLLMQREEEGALAPLLSHGRVHFLWIKHSNLYLVATTLKNANASMVYSFLYKTVEVFCEYFKELEEESIRDNFVIVYELLDELMDFGFPQTTDSKILQEYITQQGNKLETGKSRVPPTVTNAVSWRSEGIKYKKNEVFIDVIESVNLLVNANGSVLLSEIVGTIKLKVFLSGMPELRLGLNDRVLFELTGLSGSKNKSVELEDVKFHQCVRLSRFDNDRTISFIPPDGDFELMSYRLSTQVKPLIWIESVIEKFSHSRVEIMVKAKGQFKKQSVANGVEISVPVPSDADSPRFKTSVGSAKYVPEKNVVIWSIKSFPGGKEYLMRAHFGLPSVEKEEVDGRPPIGVKFEIPYFTVSGIQVRYMKIIEKSGYQALPWVRYITQSGDYQLRTS, from the exons ATGTCCGCCTCAGCAGTTTTCATTCTTGACGTCAAGGGCAAG CCCCTGATCAGCCGCAACTATAAGGGCGATGTGGCCATGAGCGAGATTGACCATTTCATGCCTCTGCTTATGCAACGGGAGGAGGAGGGTGCCCTGGCACCACTACTGAGCCATGGCCGGGTCCACTTCCTGTGGATCAAACACAGTAACCTCTACT TGGTGGCCACCACACTGAAGAATGCCAATGCCTCCATGGTATACTCCTTCCTCTACAAGACTGTGGAG gtctTCTGTGAATACTTcaaggagctggaggaggagagcatcCGTGACAACTTTGTCATTGTCTATGAGCTGCTGGATGAGCTCATGGACTTTGGTTTCCCACAGACCACGGACAGCAAGATCCTACAGGA GTACATCACGCAGCAGGGCAACAAACTGGAGACTGGCAAGTCACGGGTGCCACCCACGGTAACGAACGCCGTGTCTTGGCGCTCTGAGGGCATCAAGTACAAGAAGAATGAGGTCTTCATTGATGTCATCGAGTCTGTCAACCTACTG GTCAACGCCAATGGCAGTGTCCTGCTGAGTGAGATCGTGGGAACCATCAAGCTCAAGGTGTTTCTGTCCGGAATGCCTGAGCTGCGGCTTGGCCTCAATGACCGCGTGCTCTTTGAGCTCACTGGCC TTTCAGGCAGCAAGAACAAGTCCGTGGAGCTGGAGGATGTCAAATTCCACCAGTGTGTGCGCCTCTCGCGCTTTGACAATGACCGCACCATCTCCTTTATCCCCCCTGATGGTGACTTTGAGCTTATGTCCTACCGCCTCAGCACCCAG GTCAAGCCACTGATATGGATTGAATCTGTCATTGAGAAGTTCTCCCACAGCCGAGTGGAGATCATGGTCAAG GCCAAGGGCCAGTTTAAGAAGCAGTCAGTGGCAAACGGCGTGGAGATATCTGTCCCTGTACCCAGTGATGCTGACTCTCCACGCTTCAAGACCAGCGTGGGCAGTGCCAAGTATGTGCCAGAAAAGAATGTCGTTATTTGGAGTATCAAGTCCTTCCCA GGGGGCAAGGAGTACCTGATGCGAGCCCACTTTGGCCTCCCCAGCGTGGAAAAGGAAGAGGTAGATGGCCGGCCCCCCATTGGGGTCAAGTTTGAGATTCCCTACTTCACCGTCTCTGGCATCCAG GTCCGTTACATGAAGATCATTGAGAAAAGCGGTtaccaggccctgccctgggttcGTTATATCACCCAGAGTGGCG ATTATCAACTTCGTACCAGCTAG
- the Ap1m2 gene encoding AP-1 complex subunit mu-2 isoform X2 has product MSASAVFILDVKGKPLISRNYKGDVAMSEIDHFMPLLMQREEEGALAPLLSHGRVHFLWIKHSNLYLVATTLKNANASMVYSFLYKTVEVFCEYFKELEEESIRDNFVIVYELLDELMDFGFPQTTDSKILQEYITQQGNKLETGKSRVPPTVTNAVSWRSEGIKYKKNEVFIDVIESVNLLVNANGSVLLSEIVGTIKLKVFLSGMPELRLGLNDRVLFELTGRSKNKSVELEDVKFHQCVRLSRFDNDRTISFIPPDGDFELMSYRLSTQVKPLIWIESVIEKFSHSRVEIMVKAKGQFKKQSVANGVEISVPVPSDADSPRFKTSVGSAKYVPEKNVVIWSIKSFPGGKEYLMRAHFGLPSVEKEEVDGRPPIGVKFEIPYFTVSGIQVRYMKIIEKSGYQALPWVRYITQSGDYQLRTS; this is encoded by the exons ATGTCCGCCTCAGCAGTTTTCATTCTTGACGTCAAGGGCAAG CCCCTGATCAGCCGCAACTATAAGGGCGATGTGGCCATGAGCGAGATTGACCATTTCATGCCTCTGCTTATGCAACGGGAGGAGGAGGGTGCCCTGGCACCACTACTGAGCCATGGCCGGGTCCACTTCCTGTGGATCAAACACAGTAACCTCTACT TGGTGGCCACCACACTGAAGAATGCCAATGCCTCCATGGTATACTCCTTCCTCTACAAGACTGTGGAG gtctTCTGTGAATACTTcaaggagctggaggaggagagcatcCGTGACAACTTTGTCATTGTCTATGAGCTGCTGGATGAGCTCATGGACTTTGGTTTCCCACAGACCACGGACAGCAAGATCCTACAGGA GTACATCACGCAGCAGGGCAACAAACTGGAGACTGGCAAGTCACGGGTGCCACCCACGGTAACGAACGCCGTGTCTTGGCGCTCTGAGGGCATCAAGTACAAGAAGAATGAGGTCTTCATTGATGTCATCGAGTCTGTCAACCTACTG GTCAACGCCAATGGCAGTGTCCTGCTGAGTGAGATCGTGGGAACCATCAAGCTCAAGGTGTTTCTGTCCGGAATGCCTGAGCTGCGGCTTGGCCTCAATGACCGCGTGCTCTTTGAGCTCACTGGCC GCAGCAAGAACAAGTCCGTGGAGCTGGAGGATGTCAAATTCCACCAGTGTGTGCGCCTCTCGCGCTTTGACAATGACCGCACCATCTCCTTTATCCCCCCTGATGGTGACTTTGAGCTTATGTCCTACCGCCTCAGCACCCAG GTCAAGCCACTGATATGGATTGAATCTGTCATTGAGAAGTTCTCCCACAGCCGAGTGGAGATCATGGTCAAG GCCAAGGGCCAGTTTAAGAAGCAGTCAGTGGCAAACGGCGTGGAGATATCTGTCCCTGTACCCAGTGATGCTGACTCTCCACGCTTCAAGACCAGCGTGGGCAGTGCCAAGTATGTGCCAGAAAAGAATGTCGTTATTTGGAGTATCAAGTCCTTCCCA GGGGGCAAGGAGTACCTGATGCGAGCCCACTTTGGCCTCCCCAGCGTGGAAAAGGAAGAGGTAGATGGCCGGCCCCCCATTGGGGTCAAGTTTGAGATTCCCTACTTCACCGTCTCTGGCATCCAG GTCCGTTACATGAAGATCATTGAGAAAAGCGGTtaccaggccctgccctgggttcGTTATATCACCCAGAGTGGCG ATTATCAACTTCGTACCAGCTAG
- the Cdkn2d gene encoding cyclin-dependent kinase 4 inhibitor D gives MLLEEVRVGDRLSGAAARGDVQEVRRLLYRELVHPDALNRFGKTALQVMMFGSPAIALELLKQGASPNVQDASGTSPVHDAARTGFLDTLKVLVEHGADVNAPDGTGALPIHLAVQEGHSAVVSFLAPESDLQHKDARGLTPLELARQRGSQDIMDILQGCTVIPL, from the exons ATGTTGCTTGAGGAGGTCCGCGTTGGCGACAGACTGAGTGGGGCCGCAGCCCGGGGCGACGTGCAGGAGGTGCGCCGCCTTCTGTACCGCGAGCTGGTGCACCCCGACGCCCTGAATCGCTTTGGCAAAACGGCTCTGCAG GTCATGATGTTTGGCAGTCCCGCCATCGCTCTGGAACTTCTGAAGCAAGGTGCTAGCCCCAATGTTCAGGATGCCTCCGGTACCAGTCCAGTCCACGATGCAGCTCGCACTGGATTCCTGGACACCCTGAAAGTCCTCGTGGAGCATGGTGCTGATGTCAACGCGCCTGATGGCACTGGGGCGCTCCCCATCCATCTAGCTGTGCAGGAGGGCCACAGTGCTGTGGTCAGCTTCCTGGCTCCTGAGTCTGATCTTCAACACAAGGATGCCAGGGGGCTTACACCCTTGGAGCTGGCACGACAGAGAGGGTCTCAGGACATCATGGACATCCTGCAGGGGTGCACAGTGATCCCACTGTGA